Genomic window (Streptomyces sp. LX-29):
CGGCGTGGTCTCCTTCGGGTCGGCCTCCCCGCGGTCGGCCTTTCGGGTGCGTACGGACGGCTTCCGGGTGCGCACGGACGTGGGGTGCGCGCCCATGCGCGGTGGGGGCGGCGGGGCCGCGAAGGCGGGGACCAGCCCGAGCAGCACCGACAGCGCGGGCCACAGGGGGAGGGTGGGTGCGGTGAGCGGGACCGCGGGCGGGTGCAGCGCCTCGGGCGCGTACGAGGACGCCCAGATCATCAGGAGCGCCACAGCCGCCCCCGACCCGGAGACCAGCCAGGCCCGGGCGCCCCAGGGGTCGGGACGGTAGCGGGTGCGGACCGTGCGCCGGCGGCCCAGCCACAGCCCGCCGAGGGCGGCGCCGAGCCCGGCCAGCAGCAGCGGCAGCCCGTAGCCGGCGCCCTCCGCGGCCAGCAGCCCGTAGCTGCCGGCGCAGACGCCGAGCAGGCCGCCGAGGGTGAGGGCGGTGGTGGTGTGCCGCACGACGGTCGGCACCTGGGCCGTGCGGCCGTAGCCGCGCGCGTCCATCGCCGCGGCCAGCGCCACCGAGCGCTCCAACGCCCCCTCCAGCACCGGCAGCCCGACCTGGAGCAGCGCCTTCACGCCACGGGTGGGGCGGCCGCGCAGCCGGCGCGTGGCGCGCAGCCGCCGCACGTCGGAGACGAGGTTCGGCGCGAAGGTCAGCGCCACGACCACGGCCACGCCCGCCTCGTAGAGCGCGCCGGGGAGGGACTTCAGCAGCCGGGCCGGGTTGGCGAGCGCGTTCGCGGCGCCGACGCAGATCAGCAGGGTGGCCAGCTTCAGCCCGTCGTACAGCGCGAAGAGCAGCCCCTCCGCCGTCACCCGGCCACCGAGCCGCACGCCCTGGGCCCACTCCGGGAGCGGCACCTCGGGCAGCGTGAACAGGACCCGGGTTCCCGGGATCGGCGATCCCAGGAAGACCGCGAACCCCAGCCGGATCGCCAGCACGACCAGGCCCAGCCGCAGGAACGCCGCGTACGACCGGGCCCACGGCGCGTCCGTCCGCCGCACCGCCACCACATACCCGGCGACCGCGATCAGCAGCCCGAGCAGCAGCGGATTGGTCGTCCGTGAGGCCGCGGTCGCCAGCCCCAGCGCCCACAGCCACCAGGCCCCGGCGTGCAGCGCGTCGCGGCGTGCGCCGGTCGGCTCCCGGCGCGCGAGGACGCGACGGGGGCGGGGGAGCGTCGGCCGGGTCGCCGGCCGGGTCGCCGGCCCGGCGAGGGGCGCGGACGCGGTGCCGCGGCGGGACGCGGGGGTGGTCTCGTCGGTCATGCGCGGCGGCGACGGGCCTGCCAGAGGGCGGCGGCGCCGAGGGCGACGACGGCGGTGACGCCGCCGATCAGACCGGCGGACGGGCCCTCGTCCCGGTTCTCCGACGCGTGCTTCGAGGCGCCGGACCTCTCGGCCTTCGCACCGGCGCCGGCCTCGGCCAGCTCGCCGCAGCCCGTCGCCGGGTAGCCGGCGATGCCGCACAGCATCGCCGAGGAGTCGTAGCGCAGCGGCTTGGCGACGGCGGCCAGCGCCTCGGCGGCGCTCGCCGAGCCGTCGACCCGGGCGCACTCCGTACGGGCCCGGGGCGGGGTCTCGTCGCCCGGCGCGTCGGCGGCAGTGCCGAAGTCCAGGACGATCGCGACCCGCTTGCTGCCCGCCTTCGCGGGCGTGTCCGCACAGATCGTGTCGAAGTCGGCGGTGCCTCGCGGGCGGGTGGCGTCGCCGGAGTCCTCGCTCACGGCGAACCGGAAGCCCACGGTGTCACCGTCGCCGGGCCGCGCGGTCGACGGCCCCTCCGTGGCGTACGTCCAGGAACCGCCCTCCCGCTGCCAGAAGGACCAGTAGCGGTACCCCTGAGCATGGGCGGGAGCCGCCGCGCCGACCACAAGCAGCAACAGCCCGAGCGGCGCGCCGAGGAGCGCGCCGAGCCGGACGGCCCGCGGCGCGGCGGCCCGACGGCGGCCGGGACCCGCGTCCTGGACGCGGCGGGGCGGTACGGGTGTGGGGTCCGCCGGCCGGGCGGCGGGCGCGGCGGACCGTCGGGCGGCACGCGCGGCGGTCCGTCGGGCCGTGGCCGCCATCAGAACTGCTGCTTCTTCCTGCCGCTGAGCAGGAAGCCGATGCCGACGCCGGCGATCAGACCGATACCCACGACCCACCACAGGCTGATGCCGCCCTCGTCGTCCTTCTTCTCCTCGCCGTCCCGCGTGGCGTCGGAGTGGTCGCCGTCCGCCGCCGGCTTGAGGCCGGTGGCGTTCAGCTGGCGCACCAGGTCGGTGCCGCCGAAGTCGCGGGGGTCGATGCCGGCGGCGTGGGCGGCCAGGATCAGCTTGGCGAGCGCGCCCGGCTTGTCCTTGGCCCAGGTGACCGCGCCGTTGTCCTTGTTCTCCAGCCAACGCATGGGGCCCGCGGCCGCCGTGCGGTGCTCGCCCGCGGAGAGCGCCACGACCGCGTCGGCGGTGCCGCCGAAGTCGGCCTGCTTCTCCTGGCCCGGCATGCTGGACGGCAGGTGGTCGCCGTTCTTCTCCAGGGTGGCGGCGAGGTACGCGGACGCGGCCTCCGCGGCGTCGCCCG
Coding sequences:
- a CDS encoding energy-coupling factor transporter transmembrane component T, producing the protein MTDETTPASRRGTASAPLAGPATRPATRPTLPRPRRVLARREPTGARRDALHAGAWWLWALGLATAASRTTNPLLLGLLIAVAGYVVAVRRTDAPWARSYAAFLRLGLVVLAIRLGFAVFLGSPIPGTRVLFTLPEVPLPEWAQGVRLGGRVTAEGLLFALYDGLKLATLLICVGAANALANPARLLKSLPGALYEAGVAVVVALTFAPNLVSDVRRLRATRRLRGRPTRGVKALLQVGLPVLEGALERSVALAAAMDARGYGRTAQVPTVVRHTTTALTLGGLLGVCAGSYGLLAAEGAGYGLPLLLAGLGAALGGLWLGRRRTVRTRYRPDPWGARAWLVSGSGAAVALLMIWASSYAPEALHPPAVPLTAPTLPLWPALSVLLGLVPAFAAPPPPPRMGAHPTSVRTRKPSVRTRKADRGEADPKETTP
- a CDS encoding SCO2322 family protein, producing the protein MAATARRTAARAARRSAAPAARPADPTPVPPRRVQDAGPGRRRAAAPRAVRLGALLGAPLGLLLLVVGAAAPAHAQGYRYWSFWQREGGSWTYATEGPSTARPGDGDTVGFRFAVSEDSGDATRPRGTADFDTICADTPAKAGSKRVAIVLDFGTAADAPGDETPPRARTECARVDGSASAAEALAAVAKPLRYDSSAMLCGIAGYPATGCGELAEAGAGAKAERSGASKHASENRDEGPSAGLIGGVTAVVALGAAALWQARRRRA